A single Alteribacter lacisalsi DNA region contains:
- a CDS encoding 5-formyltetrahydrofolate cyclo-ligase — protein MTETKQTIRERVWDTMEQEKVGRFPFPLRGRIPNFKGAEAAARHVFELEVYKEAKVVKVNPDSPQLPIRAQVLKDGKTLLIPTPRLKDGFVRIDPAAVPPGEEKKAASLKHMNSYGQVVPLKDLPRIDLLVVGSVALHRDGRRLGKGAGFADREYAILRELGNPEIPVVGTVNSVQLVEDDIPRDQYDLTADYIATEKECFATRSPYDKPSGIDWTRVTDEEMEAMPVLEEIRRITKA, from the coding sequence ATGACAGAGACGAAACAGACGATCCGGGAGCGGGTCTGGGATACGATGGAACAGGAAAAAGTCGGCCGGTTTCCTTTTCCCCTTAGAGGCCGGATCCCGAATTTTAAAGGTGCCGAAGCGGCTGCCAGGCACGTGTTTGAACTGGAAGTCTATAAAGAGGCAAAAGTTGTGAAGGTAAACCCTGATTCCCCGCAGCTGCCAATCCGCGCCCAGGTGCTAAAAGACGGGAAGACGCTTCTCATACCAACGCCTCGGCTCAAGGACGGCTTTGTGCGGATTGATCCGGCTGCCGTGCCGCCGGGAGAGGAAAAAAAAGCGGCCAGTCTGAAGCATATGAACAGCTATGGACAAGTTGTGCCCCTTAAAGATCTTCCCCGGATCGATCTGCTGGTCGTGGGGTCGGTCGCCCTTCACCGGGACGGCCGCAGGCTTGGAAAAGGGGCAGGCTTTGCTGACCGGGAGTATGCCATCCTTCGTGAGCTCGGCAATCCGGAAATTCCTGTGGTCGGAACCGTAAACAGTGTCCAGCTCGTGGAAGACGACATTCCAAGAGACCAATACGATCTGACGGCAGATTACATTGCGACGGAAAAGGAATGCTTTGCGACCCGCTCGCCCTATGATAAACCATCAGGCATTGACTGGACCCGTGTGACAGACGAAGAGATGGAAGCCATGCCTGTACTTGAGGAAATACGGCGGATTACGAAAGCGTAA